The stretch of DNA CACATATTTACTGCTCACGCCATTGCGCTCTTTTCTATGTTATTAATAGCATAGATATTTGACTATTGTGTGGGAAAGCAGGCGTAGATGCCCAAGGGTCGCAGTGTTTGTGCGCCTTGGCCTAGCTGTAAAAGAAAGCCTCGACCTTTCCTGAGTTCTGCTCTGCTGAAGCGCACAATCGCCTTTGCTTACGACGATGATAGTCTGTGTAGGTAATCACTTAATCAGGTCTGTGCAAGGGAAATGTTTCGCgatcttttccttttctgctgaCTAGACTTATTTTAGCGTCCCATTTAGTCATTCCTATAGAGTTGCTCCACCGCTGCTGTTTCGTTTGAGTTAAGTGTGAATTATTGCTGAATTATTTAATCAGTTATGGGACATTTGTGTCATGTTCTTTCTTGTCATCTCAGCTTTAGGTCAACACTGCAAGGGGCAGTTTTCTTGCTTTCGAGGAGCTCAAGTGCACAGGAGGAATGGGTAAACGTGACTGCATGAATATTTTCTATGACAATAGTTTTTGACAATAGCAGATACTCGTATACAAATGACCGGTGACTTCTGGGAGCATTTTCTGAAAGAACTACAAACCTCTGTATTTTAATATAAAGTTATTAAGTTCACATTAAGAAAACCATGCACAGTGTAGTCATTGAACCCcgatttagttttttttatttctttattttatcattcCTAGGAGTAGCCATTCAACATCACTAATTATGAGACTACAAACATGCTCCTGCTTTAACAGGTTTTACCAGACTATTGAGTCAGGATTAATGGTAGTCTTGGAACTTATTGTGAAAAGGGATTCATACGGTATATAAATATACATCCCTCGTTCACAGTGGTCTTTTAGATTAGTAGACCCCTCCGGCCACACCGCTCCCTCTCTTTGAAGAGTTTAAGTACCTTGGATTCTTGTTGAGGAGTGAGGCAAGGATGCCTCAAGGAGCcactgctcctccacatcaagAGGAGCCAGCTGAGGTGGCTATGGTATCTATAACGGATGATCCCTATATGCCTTGCTCGGGAGATTTTCCAGGCATGTCCCACCCAGAGGAGACCCTAAGGAAGAGCCAGGACATAGTGACTATGCCACTCAGCTGACCTGGGAATGCCTTGGAATCCTCCTGGAAGTATTGGAGGAAGTGTTCGTGGAGATTGAAGTCTCTTTGTCCCTGCTCAGACTTGCTGCCCCTACAACATGATACTAGATAAGCGGAAATGGACGGATAATtaacaattattttaattagtAAATTCTTGTGTTTTAAATGGAATTACACACTTAGCTTATTTAATATAACCAATAACATTCTGTATTTTGTATGTAGAGCTGGGGATGGAAGGAGACAGAAGCCTTGTTGCTGGTCGTagccagagagaaaaaaggcgGTCATACAAGGACTTAttaagggaggaagaggagattgCTGCTCAAGTCCGAAAAACATCGAAGAAACGGCTAAAAGTAGGTCCAGAGCAACTTTGTAATTCAATATTATGGTCAATATGAAGACAGTTATAGTAACTGAACTTGAAATCTTAACCATACTTAACTAGACAGAAATCATCAGAATAAAATTAACAAGCATACCTGAATTCTTTTTTGTCGATTTTAAGAACTTTAATCCAAACAGGCTCATTGCAATCAAGATCGTTGGTTTATGTCTGTTGATTTTTCGTGAAACAAGATCCATGGAAACGGGTAGTCAGATCTGAAGTGGTAGTGGAAGGGCACCAAATTAGGGGTTAGGCGTCCTGTTGTGTAAGAGTCCTGTTGTAGCCTACCCCCTCACATAGAGTGCAGAAGTGTGAACTTCTGTGCTTGCAGCTTAATTCGCTCCATTTTGAGGGTGGACACCAGGCATGCTGAGAGAGAAGGTGAGCATGGAGACAGTGGTGAGTAATGAAGGAATTTCTTAGGGAAGGAAAGGTTCTTCTGCCCGGAAAAACTTCTCTGCGCTTATCATAGTGGGTTTATTCAAATCACAGGCTTTTATGCCTGTGTATGTGTAATGATAATATTTTCCCaaagtacatttttaaaataagtgTACAGTGGAAATTGTAAAGTGATGCATGTCTTTTCAACAACAGGATTCGGAACTGTTCTTGCTTGGTGGAGACttgcataaaaagaaaaaaaaacatggcgATGACTACTATTACAGAGGtgacttttacacacacacacacacacacacacacacacacacatatatatatatattaatgcAGTTTCAGTAactgttgctcttttctttcACTCGGTGTCAGACCATGATGGTTCAGGTCCCCCTTCCCACAAGAAAAAGCACAAATCCGTTGAGCATTCCCCTACTATCTCATCCCCATCATCCTTGAACCCAAGAGACACGGCAATGGGTCTTCTACAGGCCATCACGTCCCCACTGGCCACAGGCTCCGACCCCAGCCCTCTTCACAAGAAACCCTCTTACCCCTCTTTTTCCTCACACTCTTCAAAGGACCAGAAACGTGACAGCGGTGTTGGAAGCAAAGGCAGCCATTCCCTTTCCCACTCCCGCCCTTTGGCTTCATCGTCAAATTCTTTTTTCAAGAAACATTCTTCCTCCACCAAGTCATCTTTGTACCATGGTGGGATGCCAAAAGAGGAGTCACTGACATTACGTGAGGCTGATGGGTTAAAGATGAAACTCATAATGTCACCggagaaagaagaaatggaGGGATTCTCATTAACTTCTCACTCACCCAAAGGTGTCCTAAAGAAGGAGAAGGACCTAGACCGACTGCAGATTTCCAAATCACCCAAGAAGAAATTCCTGCAGAGTCGAGATCCGCTACCTATAGTGGGGAAAGAAGTAGAAGTGGAAGGTAAAGGCATTATTTTTATGATGTAAAATAATATAAGGCTTGTGTAGAGGCAGATGTGCTTTTTTCAATAAAAGGGCACATTTGTCCACTTTATTTACTTAGTGATTGGATTAAAATCATCATGAATAGAATGCCAGCAGACAAAAATACTCAGAATGCAAAATACACTAAGAATGTCACTGATATTAAAAAATAGAAGGAAGCACACCATATTCTACTATTACCCCTTGCGCTGATCTCCATTAATTAATTATTAAGCTTTCTTAATGGAGATCTAATAACCAGTCACAGGGGTGTAAAACTCAATTGTATAACTCAAAGCACACTTCAAAATCACTAAAACACCATTGCAAACTCGGTGCGCATTGCGCTCAGTTTATCATCAAAATGCAAAGTGGAGCGGAAGGTTTAAAATGTTGGGATGAGCTGTTATCGCTCAACTCATATTTCACCTTTTCATCCTGCAAAACTGTGGAGTCTTTTCCTTTACTCGACATGAACTGACAGATTTCCTTGCTGAGCTTAAAAGCTATGGAAAATTTCCCCTGACTTGGCAAACACAGTTCCTAAAAGGTTGAAACTGCCAGTGATTTAAACCTTTACCTGGAAAAACTTTATGGTTTGTGTGACATTGCTCATTACATGCTCCATTTTTAGGACTTAACTGCACAGCATTTCCTGGTGTATGATGCAGTGATATGTTGTTCACTCACCTGTGCAGTTCTCTTGCGCCTTTACCCGCATCCTTCCCACTAGTCCACTTTTCTCACCGCATATCGCcggtgctccgtctgttgtaAGTCCAATAAGTTTTTCCAAGGGCAGTTTCATGTGGGTAACACTTTGACATATGTTTTCATatattttcttcttgttttcccATGCATTGATTTTAAAGGCCAATATTTCCTCCATAATGTGCAAATTAGAGTCCCCTACATGGAAGATAAAGATAGCCAAGTGTGCAGTGTCAGTCATAccagggaagaggaagagagtaTGTGATAAAGTCTTTGCATTTTTCACTCAGCTGTTTTCTTAAATTAGTGGACATCTCAAAAACTCAGGTTTCTACTCAGGTTTACATTTGCCAACATCTGCTTGTCTGCACACAAGACATTGCAAACGATATATTAATAAATGCTTTGGAGTGTTGTTCATATTCATGTCTGTGTTCCTTAACTTAAAGGTCATTATGGAGGTGGCATTGCTGATGTGAGTTCTTCATCTGGAGGGGAACTGGAAGCTGGTGAACTGGTCATAGATGATTCATACACACACCTGtcgaaaaagaagaagaagagcaagaaaagcaagaaaaaaaaggacaaagaaaaagatagagaaaaagagaaaagtggaAAGGACAAGAAGCACAGTAAAGGATTTGGAGGTGACGTTAAATCCTCTGTTGGCTGTTGTGGGGTCAAAAATAAGTGATTTTGCAGTCTGAAAAGACATATAAAGCAGCAAAAGGTTAAGATTTTACCATTTGGATTATATTAATGATGATTACTGATTATTGACTGAGAAGATTCTCTAAAGCTCAAGGTATTATCAAATGATAAGAGGTTAGcccaaagaaaaagagaatgGTCTGCCTTCCAGGCCAGCTAACAAAGGGCCGTCAGACTGGAGGCTCAACCTGTACCCTTCGTACTAACAACCTCTCGTCTAGGCCCtaacaaatggaaaagaaactGACAACATCTGAAAGACAGGACCAATCCCATCAGGAGTGCTGACATTGATTCAACTTATTGTCTCCCATTTTTCAAACCCTTTGATAGATCAAGcaggaattttatttttatttatttagttaaatAAGTGCTTTAAGTGTGGTAAAATTTGCACTTGTTTGCCTGATTCCAGATAACTAATATATGTTGCTTCATCCTTGAACCATAACGCTAGCTTTTTGTTTCAAAGAAAAAGTGGATTCACATGGATTCACAACATTGCAACTAATTGGCTATTTGGAAAATATTTTCAAAGCTTTAACACTCTTATAGAGGTGGAGGTAGTTGAAGAACATTGGGCTGAGAATTGGAAGATTCCTAGTTCAATTCCCAATGTAGACAAACCTTGGCAGGCCTTCTGTCAGTGTTCAGGTCATGTAgggccctggatgagctggcaCAGGGATGTAAACTGCTCTCTGTAATTTTTGGATAGAAACAggtattcaaatcaaatcaatctttatttatatagattGATTCAGATTCATAAACATCCAGGTTTAGAAAGAAAGACTGAGTGGACTAGGTCACACCACcatatactgtatttacattAATAGAAACTGATTAAAGTATACAAAGTCAGTCATACAATATGTTCATGATTTACATTTTGAACCAGCTTTGTCTCACCTGATGTTAAGACCAATTCCAGATGGATACATATTTATGCTGTTAAATTAAATGCACAAGGCATGGCTGTTCCATTATTTTGAAATATGTGTGAATTACTTTTCAGTtatattttagttttttattgttttgttgtaGTTTGCTCTTTATTTCAAGATGTGATCATAACAGATGTGGTCAACATTTATTGTTCAGCCATAGATTGACAGTATCCTGCCATTATTTGATCACTGTTGCTTTCTCTGTGTGACTCTGGCCAGATTTGAGGGGCCATGGACACTCCCATCCTGCTGTTATGCATGGCACTGTGGGCCCAATGTTTGCTATGACCACACCTGTTTCTCCACATCACCATCAAATTACTGATGGaatgacagagaagaagaagaaaaaagaggacaaagaccGTGAAAAGCGcgagaaagaaaaagacaaggTGAGTAGCATTTCTAACTCACTCAAGTTGCTAGTGATGGTCCTCTGCATTGGATGTTACATTAAAGACTGTCATGTCATTGTTGATTTGTATAGGTGATTCCCATTTTTACGACAAAAAATAAGTCTTTCTTTGTTTAATGTTCTCTTTCCTTTGATCATTTCCTTTCCATTCATTTTAGCCCAAGAAGAAGAACACATCAGCATATCAGGTGTTTTGTAAGGAGTACAGAGTTAATATTAATGCAGAACAGCCAGGACTAGGTGGGTACTATGACTCGTGAAAATACTAATTAACAAAGAATATGACTTAAATTACATGTACTCTGGTTCAATGTTATATTGCAATGTATTTAGTTTAAAATCATTTGATCCAAGTAATTTTAGTTGTTTTCAAATATTAGTGTTGTACTAGTGTTGTAAAGATAAATTATTTAAAGAATGATTAaagtaaaaacattaaaaacattccctGTGGTACACATGATGTATCTCAGACTAATTAAGAACTTAAACCTTGCAAAATAATTTCTTgagttttaatgtcatttttaaaatcataaaatCTACTTTTAGATTTGAATAGCAGTAACTTTAATTAACCAAATTATACTGTTGTACCTTCTGTTTGATTTCTAGTATTTGGTGAACTAAGCAAGAAATTAGCAGAAGTGTGGAAGGCAATGCCAGAGAAAGATAAATTGGTAAGTTTTTGTAAATAATTAGATAAAAGTGGTGTATTTTTATCAAGATGAAACTATTTTGTGTTTGTACAGGTCTGGAGACAGAAGGCTCAATATTTACAGCACAAACAGAATAAAGCTGAGGCAACCACAGTCAAGCACAAGATCGTGactgacaacaaaaacaaaggtatCTATAAACCCATCTGGAATAATTATCACTCTTCCTGTGGTTGCTGTTAGTTGTGTTTTTTCCATTACAGCTGCAGCTACAGGAACAGGTATTGTGCCTGTAAACAAGACATCCAGCACCGTGTCCTTGTCCCCTGCACGAGCCCCAGAAGTCGATCCAAttgatgcagcagctcactTGCAACTCTTGGGAGAGTCTCTGTCTCTGATTGGGCACAGACTACAGGAGACGGAGGTACAGTTCTGCATATATGGGGTATTTTAATTAGATTAATCACAGGGATGCTGTGGATTGCCTTTGATTAATCATGAAGAAATATCAATTTTAGTCTTTATTACGGTAATCAAGGTTTAATTTTGCGTGAGTACACAGACAACATGCTAGTAAGTGCTAGCAGAATGCCGACTTACcattaatgtattttaaaatggaattGCTTCAATGAAATGATAACTCTGTCCTGCAGAGGTGTGTACAATACTTTATGTCATAGTAACGGTTTAGTCTTGCATTTTTTTGTAGATGGAGAGGGCCAACATGCTGGTTAGCCTCTTCCATCTGTAACAGTTGCTTCTGCTGCCTATTATTACTGGATCAACTTCCTAATAGACATGCGCGACTGTAACTCAACTTGGAAAAACTGCCTGAAATGCGTTAATACAGATTCATTTTCCACTGCTGATGggtttattttgttaaaaaaaaattataggATTAATCTGCCTTACATACATTTCCAATAGCTTTTAATTTCAACACAACGAATaaagaatgaaaacattttatCAGAATTAAAGCACAACTACCCTGTAATTAATCTGATCTAATATCGCTTTCATTTCACAGCTTTAGTAAAGTATTTATAATCCTGAGCATTATGAGAGCACATTAGAATTGAACATTTTTGCTTTCTTGTTAGGGAATGGTGGCAGTTTCTGGAAGTCTGTCAGTTCTTCTGGATTCCATCTTGTGTGCTCTAGGGCCACTGACTTGTCTCACTGCACAGATCCCACAGCTCAATGGATGCCCTCGCAATGTTCTGGTGCGGTAATAGTTTTAACATACGTGACTTTTTATCATATGTGACTTGTATTTGTTTAGCAAGTCATTTGCCTGATAGGGCAAATGACTTAGGGAAcattagggaacattattcggcagcatgggatacattttcattgttatgctgatgacactcagatctatttatccatgaaac from Takifugu flavidus isolate HTHZ2018 chromosome 18, ASM371156v2, whole genome shotgun sequence encodes:
- the hmgxb4a gene encoding HMG domain-containing protein 4a isoform X2, whose product is MELGMEGDRSLVAGRSQREKRRSYKDLLREEEEIAAQVRKTSKKRLKDSELFLLGGDLHKKKKKHGDDYYYRDHDGSGPPSHKKKHKSVEHSPTISSPSSLNPRDTAMGLLQAITSPLATGSDPSPLHKKPSYPSFSSHSSKDQKRDSGVGSKGSHSLSHSRPLASSSNSFFKKHSSSTKSSLYHGGMPKEESLTLRVLKKEKDLDRLQISKSPKKKFLQSRDPLPIVGKEVEVEGHYGGGIADVSSSSGGELEAGELVIDDSYTHLSKKKKKSKKSKKKKDKEKDREKEKSGKDKKHSKGFGDLRGHGHSHPAVMHGTVGPMFAMTTPVSPHHHQITDGMTEKKKKKEDKDREKREKEKDKPKKKNTSAYQVFCKEYRVNINAEQPGLVFGELSKKLAEVWKAMPEKDKLVWRQKAQYLQHKQNKAEATTVKHKIVTDNKNKAAATGTGIVPVNKTSSTVSLSPARAPEVDPIDAAAHLQLLGESLSLIGHRLQETEGMVAVSGSLSVLLDSILCALGPLTCLTAQIPQLNGCPRNVLSTTLDNIAYIMPGL
- the hmgxb4a gene encoding HMG domain-containing protein 4a isoform X1; amino-acid sequence: MELGMEGDRSLVAGRSQREKRRSYKDLLREEEEIAAQVRKTSKKRLKDSELFLLGGDLHKKKKKHGDDYYYRDHDGSGPPSHKKKHKSVEHSPTISSPSSLNPRDTAMGLLQAITSPLATGSDPSPLHKKPSYPSFSSHSSKDQKRDSGVGSKGSHSLSHSRPLASSSNSFFKKHSSSTKSSLYHGGMPKEESLTLREADGLKMKLIMSPEKEEMEGFSLTSHSPKGVLKKEKDLDRLQISKSPKKKFLQSRDPLPIVGKEVEVEGHYGGGIADVSSSSGGELEAGELVIDDSYTHLSKKKKKSKKSKKKKDKEKDREKEKSGKDKKHSKGFGDLRGHGHSHPAVMHGTVGPMFAMTTPVSPHHHQITDGMTEKKKKKEDKDREKREKEKDKPKKKNTSAYQVFCKEYRVNINAEQPGLVFGELSKKLAEVWKAMPEKDKLVWRQKAQYLQHKQNKAEATTVKHKIVTDNKNKAAATGTGIVPVNKTSSTVSLSPARAPEVDPIDAAAHLQLLGESLSLIGHRLQETEGMVAVSGSLSVLLDSILCALGPLTCLTAQIPQLNGCPRNVLSTTLDNIAYIMPGL